From Carassius auratus strain Wakin chromosome 1, ASM336829v1, whole genome shotgun sequence, the proteins below share one genomic window:
- the LOC113096074 gene encoding NEDD4 family-interacting protein 2-like isoform X1 has product MLCRLIWILGNRVLETQRQLHNEDEPSEGAAGAEPSTSSQTAAAVAGISNPTMDMEAPPPPYTSVALGATAGPESTFPRDFPVPPPYSVATSLPTYDEAEKAKAAAMAASAVEVIPRDVDFPVRDDFSDGDQLRVGNDGIFMLAFFMAFLFNWIGFCLSFCLTNTIAGRYGAICGFGLSLIKWILIVRFSDYFTGYFNGQYWLWWIFLILGLLLFFRGFVNYLKVRNMSENMASSLRTRFFLLY; this is encoded by the exons TTGCACAATGAGGATGAGCCCTCTGAAGGGGCTGCAGGTGCCGAGCCGTCCACATCCTCCCAGACTGCTGCCGCCGTCGCAGGAATCAGCAACCCCACCATGGATATGGAAGCTCCGCCTCCTCCTTATACCAGCGTGGCGCTCGGAGCAACAGCTGGACCAG AGAGCACATTTCCGAGGGACTTTCCCGTTCCTCCACCATACAGCGTGGCCACATCTCTGCCCACTTACGATGAGGCAGAGAAGGCCAAAGCGGCAGCCATGGCTGCTTCAGCGGTGGAGGTTATTCCACGA GATGTGGATTTTCCAGTTCGGGATGACTTCAGTGATGGTGATCAGCTGAGGGTGGGAAATGATGGAATCTTTATGCTGGCCTTCTTCA TGGCCTTTCTGTTCAACTGGATCGGGTTTTGCTTGTCTTTCTGTTTGACCAACACCATTGCGGGCCGATACGGTGCCATCTGCGGCTTTGGCCTCTCTCTTATCAAATGGATCCTCATTGTGCGG TTTTCAGATTACTTTACTGGATACTTCAACGGGCAGTACTGGCTCTGGTGGATTTTCCTTATTCTCG GactcctgctgttcttcagaggGTTTGTGAACTACCTGAAAGTGCGTAACATGTCCGAAAACATGGCGTCTTCACTCCGAACCCGCTTCTTCCTCCTGTACTAG
- the LOC113096074 gene encoding NEDD4 family-interacting protein 2-like isoform X2 codes for MKMDQAASRYQVLHNEDEPSEGAAGAEPSTSSQTAAAVAGISNPTMDMEAPPPPYTSVALGATAGPESTFPRDFPVPPPYSVATSLPTYDEAEKAKAAAMAASAVEVIPRDVDFPVRDDFSDGDQLRVGNDGIFMLAFFMAFLFNWIGFCLSFCLTNTIAGRYGAICGFGLSLIKWILIVRFSDYFTGYFNGQYWLWWIFLILGLLLFFRGFVNYLKVRNMSENMASSLRTRFFLLY; via the exons TTGCACAATGAGGATGAGCCCTCTGAAGGGGCTGCAGGTGCCGAGCCGTCCACATCCTCCCAGACTGCTGCCGCCGTCGCAGGAATCAGCAACCCCACCATGGATATGGAAGCTCCGCCTCCTCCTTATACCAGCGTGGCGCTCGGAGCAACAGCTGGACCAG AGAGCACATTTCCGAGGGACTTTCCCGTTCCTCCACCATACAGCGTGGCCACATCTCTGCCCACTTACGATGAGGCAGAGAAGGCCAAAGCGGCAGCCATGGCTGCTTCAGCGGTGGAGGTTATTCCACGA GATGTGGATTTTCCAGTTCGGGATGACTTCAGTGATGGTGATCAGCTGAGGGTGGGAAATGATGGAATCTTTATGCTGGCCTTCTTCA TGGCCTTTCTGTTCAACTGGATCGGGTTTTGCTTGTCTTTCTGTTTGACCAACACCATTGCGGGCCGATACGGTGCCATCTGCGGCTTTGGCCTCTCTCTTATCAAATGGATCCTCATTGTGCGG TTTTCAGATTACTTTACTGGATACTTCAACGGGCAGTACTGGCTCTGGTGGATTTTCCTTATTCTCG GactcctgctgttcttcagaggGTTTGTGAACTACCTGAAAGTGCGTAACATGTCCGAAAACATGGCGTCTTCACTCCGAACCCGCTTCTTCCTCCTGTACTAG
- the LOC113096074 gene encoding NEDD4 family-interacting protein 2-like isoform X3, with product MDMEAPPPPYTSVALGATAGPESTFPRDFPVPPPYSVATSLPTYDEAEKAKAAAMAASAVEVIPRDVDFPVRDDFSDGDQLRVGNDGIFMLAFFMAFLFNWIGFCLSFCLTNTIAGRYGAICGFGLSLIKWILIVRFSDYFTGYFNGQYWLWWIFLILGLLLFFRGFVNYLKVRNMSENMASSLRTRFFLLY from the exons ATGGATATGGAAGCTCCGCCTCCTCCTTATACCAGCGTGGCGCTCGGAGCAACAGCTGGACCAG AGAGCACATTTCCGAGGGACTTTCCCGTTCCTCCACCATACAGCGTGGCCACATCTCTGCCCACTTACGATGAGGCAGAGAAGGCCAAAGCGGCAGCCATGGCTGCTTCAGCGGTGGAGGTTATTCCACGA GATGTGGATTTTCCAGTTCGGGATGACTTCAGTGATGGTGATCAGCTGAGGGTGGGAAATGATGGAATCTTTATGCTGGCCTTCTTCA TGGCCTTTCTGTTCAACTGGATCGGGTTTTGCTTGTCTTTCTGTTTGACCAACACCATTGCGGGCCGATACGGTGCCATCTGCGGCTTTGGCCTCTCTCTTATCAAATGGATCCTCATTGTGCGG TTTTCAGATTACTTTACTGGATACTTCAACGGGCAGTACTGGCTCTGGTGGATTTTCCTTATTCTCG GactcctgctgttcttcagaggGTTTGTGAACTACCTGAAAGTGCGTAACATGTCCGAAAACATGGCGTCTTCACTCCGAACCCGCTTCTTCCTCCTGTACTAG